TTAGTCTCTGAGTCATCCTCAAATTCAACGATAGTTGGGCTTTGAGCGCTCTGCATCAAATTTGAAGCGCTTTCCTCTATAAAGTTTGATAATTTTTTATTACCAAGAGAGGAGTAAAAATTGTTGTTTGTGTAAATACACTTTTGAGTACTTGAGTGATTTTTTTTATCAATATCAATGATTGTTGCCAAAATAAAATCTTCGCCCTTTTTATAGAGAGCTGATACTTGTTCAATCCACGAATTATTATGACTTAAGCCTTCATCATCGTCTATAAAGCTTTCAAATAACACCTTAACATAGCCGCCACAACATTGCCCCAATGTTGCGCCTAGTGGATACTTGACGAGTTGCCGAGTATTCATTTTTTGACCTAACATCTCTTTAGCAAATGCAAGCGATTTAAACTCTAGATTGCCACCACCAATACTCCCAAATGAATTCTCATTCTTCGTGAAAACAATCTTGTCTCCATTCCTACATGGCGTTGAACCTTTTGTAGCAATAATGGTCAATAAAACAAACCCATTATTCAATGAAATTTCTGTTTTTACAGGGTCAAGCCAACTATCCATATCTTTCTACTTATGACCGCTTATTCAGACTAAAAAATACTTCCTCAAAATTTGCAGGTGCATTTAGCCCTGTTTTATTTGTTTCATCTGCATTATAAATAGCATTTTTTAACGCAAGCCAGGTTGAGATAGCAAGCATAAGTGGGGGCTCACCAACTGCTTTTGATTTATGAATTGTATTTTCATGATTTGAAATATTTGGTTTAATTTTGACCTCAAAGTGTTCAGGAGTATCTCCTATTGCAGGTATTTTATAAGTTGAGGCGCCCATTGTTAGCAATGCTCCGGAATCATTCCATTTCAGTTCCTCAGAGCAAAGCCAGCCCATGCCTTGAATAAACCCTCCAACTATTTGTCCCATATCAATTGCAGGATTAAGCGAGGCACCAACATCATGCAAAATATCTACTGCTAAAAGTTTGTATTCACCAGTCAAACAGTCGACTATAACCTCGCTAACGCATGCACCATATGAATAATAAAAAAAAGGACGACCTTTTTGTTTAATAGCATCGAAATAAATCTTTGGGGTTTTATAGAAGCCATTACTAAATAGCTCAACTCTATTTAAATATGCTGTTAATACAAATTCGTCAAATGCTATCCTTTTCTTACCAACAGTAACAAAAGAGTCTTTAAACTCAATGTCATCATTACCTTCACCATAGAAATCTTGGGCAAAGACAGTTAAATTTTTCTTAATACGAAGGCAAGCCTCTCTAGCGGCCATTCCATTTAAATCTGAACCTGAAGAAGCAGCTGTTGGAGATGTATTGGGTACCTTTGCAGTCGAGGTTGCTGAAACCTTTACACGTTCTAAATTAACTCCAAACTCATTAGCAACAACCTGAGCAACCTTAATAAATAGACCTTGACCCATTTCAGTTCCGCCATGATTTATATATATACTGCCATCTTTATAGATATTTACCAATGCCCCTGCTTGATTCAATAACTGAGTAGTAAAAGAAATACCAAATTTAACAGGAGAGAAAGCCAATCCCTTTTTGAGATATGTATTATTCTTATTAAAATTCTTAATACTCTCTCTTCTAGCCAAATACTGACTATCATCTATGAGTTCACTTGTAATCTCGTTAACAATATTATCTTCAACAACTTGATCATATGGCGTTACATTATTTGTTTCCTTTTGATAATAGTTTAATTGTCTAATCTCAAGTGGATCGACACCAATATTCATAGCTATTTCTTCAATAATATTTTCTATAGCAAGCATGCCTTGAGGTCCACCAAATCCTCTAAATGCGGTATTTGAAGCAGTATTTGTTTTGCATAGGAAGCCCCTAAAAGTAGCATTTGGTAAGAAATATGCATTATCAGCATGGAATAGGGCTCTAGAGACTATTGCTTTTGAGAGATCGAGTGAGTATCCACATCTTGCAGCAAGATCAACTTCAATTCCTAAAATCCTACCATCATCATCATAGCCAACTTTATAGTTCGCTTTGAAATCATGTCTCTTTCCAGTCATCAAAATATCATCTTTCCTTGAAAGCCTAGCCTTTATTGGGAGCTTAGTCTGGTTTGCAAAAATTGCACAAACGCATGCTAGCTGAGATGAATCAGTCTCTTTACCACCAAAGCCACCTCCCATTCTTCGAGTAACTACTTCAATTGCATTCTGTGGAACATCCAGAACATGTGCTACTAAATGCTGAACTTCAGTTGGATTTTGAGTAGAAGAGTGAACTACCATTTCATTATCCTCTGTTGGAATTGCAAAGGCGACCTGCCCCTCAAGGTAATAATGCTCTTGGCCTCCAATAGAAATGCTGCCATCTAGCTTATTTTTTGATGAGTCAATAGCTTTATTTGAGTCTCCTGTAGAGACAATTATTGGCTCATCAAGAAAGCTTTTTTTAGCCATTGCCTGATCAATAGTCACAACTGCCTCAAGCTCTTTTACATCTGTGGTAATTAGCAGTGCCGCTGCTCTTGCATTTTCATGACTATCAGCCAAGACAGCAGCGATTGCTTGACCATAAAATAAAACCTCTTCATCAGCTAAAATAGGCTCATCATGTTTAATTGCCCCTATGTAAAGATTTTCTATGTCTTTTGCCAAGAGAATACTATGAACGCCCTCAGCCTCCTTAGCGCTTGAAATATCAATCTTATTTATTTTTCCATGAGCGACCTCACTTAATGCAAAGGCGACATGAAGAGTACCTTTTGGAGCTGGCATATCATCAATATAAGCCGCACTTCCTTGGACATGCATATGAGCACTATCATGAGCAATAGATTCGCCAATTATTGAGCTTTTAAGCTGAGAAGAATTTTTGGTGCTTTTATTAATTTGTCCTTACTCCCTAAATTAATTTAAATGAGTATATTCAGCAAGATTTTCGATTGACTCACCTAAATACATCAAAATAGTTTTTTTAACTAAGTTTGCAGAAACTTGCAATCGATATTCTGAAGACGCCCTTACATCAGTAAAAGGAGAAAATTCTTCATTTAAAACCTTATAAGATAATGAAGCTATATCGTCATTTTGCCAATGCTTTAATAAAAAATCTTCAAGTTTTTTTGATCTTTGAGGGATACCTGACATACCGCCAAAGGCTATCTTAAATGATTCTGGCTTATTGTTCTTAGATGAAATATTGATTGCCATACATACAGCTGAAATATCATCCTCATATCTTTTCGACATTTTATGAGTTATGAGTTGCTGATTACCATTTGGCTTAGGAATGATAATACTTTCAATAAATTCACCTTGTTGAATAACTGTTTTTTTATATGTAATAAAAAAATCTTCTAGATTAATTATTCGGCTATCAGCACCCTTTCTAAGCTTTAATTTTGCATCTAAAGCAATCAAAACTGGAGGCATATCTCCAATAGGTGAAGCATTAGCTATATTACCTCCAATAGTGGCCCAATTCTTAATTGGTAACGAAGCAAAACGCTGCAAAAAAGCGGCTAAGTCAGGCCAATTACTTATGAGACAAGAAGCGGCATCTTCATAACTAACTGCAGCTCCAATTTCTATCTCATTTGCACCATCTTTAATCTCTTTCAATTCAATAACCTTGTTAACGCTTACAATATGAGAGAATTCTTTCATTGACTGGGTAATTTCAAGGCTAAGGTCAGTTCCAGCAGCAATAATATTAGTCGATGTATTATTAATAAGGATATTAGAGAGCTCATCTATTGTTGAAGGAGCATCATATTTAATTGTTTTATTGCTCTTTTTAAAACTTAGACTTAAATGCTCAGGATTATTTAATTTCCCTAAGATATCAGTAATTTTCTTCTTATTTTTTTTATAGTAGTCTAGAGGCTCATCATTTTTGTTTTCAAACATTGAAAATGCTGCTGCAATTATTGGCTTGTAGCCTGTACATCTGCACAAATTGCCTGATAGTGCTTCGTTTATTTGATGAAGATTTACAGAATTTTTATTTTGATATAAAGCAAATAAGGACATGACAAATCCAGGTGTACAAAAACCGCACTGTGAACCATTTTCTAGAACCATAGCCTTTTGAGAGGGGTGGAGCTTATCATCCTCCATTAAGCCCTCAACAGTAACTAAATGCTTACCAACCAAACCATAGGCTAGCGCCATACATGTGTTTATACTCTTGTACTCGATCTTGTTAGTCTTATTATTTGTAACAATTTCACCAATAACAGCAGTACAAGCCCCACAATCTCCTGAACCACAGCCTTCCTTTGTGCCTACAAGCTGATTAGCTCTTAACCACTCCAGAACAGTTGTATTGGGATTAATTACACCAAGATCAGTTGGTGAAGAGTTTTGATTAAGCAAAAAATACATTAGCTTCCTCGATATGTTGAATAACTATAAGGAGAAATTAAAAGTGGCACATGGTAATTTTCACTTTTTTCACTAATACTAAAACGAATAATGACATCTTTTAAAAAAGGACAATTTATATTTTTTGCTTCAAAATAATCATTAACTATAAATTCAAGCTCATAACAGCCCTCATCAAACTCTTCTTCTGACAGCAAGGGTTTGTCACATCGACCATCTGTATTAGTTTTTGTTGATTTAATATGGGTTGAGCTTGTGCCATCTCTTCGATATAAATTTATAACCACATCACTTGCAGGGATGCCTGCCGAAGTATCTAATATATGAGTTGTTAGTTGTCCCATTATGCTTCCTTTTTTTTGTAAATATTTTGACCCAGAATATAGACCTCTTTGATTAGTCTATCATCTCCAAGGGTCATCAAATTAAACAATATATCGCTAATATTATTTGAGGTTTCAAGTTTGTTCTTTATTAATTCTGTGGCCTTTAAATCAATGACAATAAAATCTGCCTCCTTATTAGAATCAAAATTACCAATATGATCTTCCATATTAAGTACTTTAGCAGCAGCTAGTGTTGTCAGATAAAAGGCTTTAACAGGATCTAAGTTATAGTCATTTAACCGACATATTTTGTAAGCTTCATTCATAACCTGAAACATTGAAAAGCTATCACCCCCTCCAACATCTGAAGCGAGTGCAAAATCTATTCCAAAGGCTTCTAATTTATCAACCTCAAATAAACCACTCCCAAGAAATAAATTGGATCTTGGGCATAGCGAAACTTTAGAACCCGAATCAGCAATACGTTTATATTCTTCATCAGTATTATAAATACAATGACCAAAAACTGAATTAGTGCCAGATAAATTAAAGCTGTCGTAGACATCAAAATAGTTTTTTGAATCTGGGAAGAGTTCTTTTACCCACTCAATTTCGTCAATATTTTCATTCAAATGTGTTTGCATGAGCAAACCTTTATTTCCATTAGTATCTGAATACTCATCTAACAATTTAGCTGCCTGCTTAAGTTGTTCAGAAGAAGATGTAGGAGCAAATCTAGGGGTAACTGCATAACTCATTCGTCCCTTATTGTGCCATTTTTCAATAAGCTCTTTTGAATCAAAATAACTATCATCTGAATTGTCGCAAAGGCCTTCTGGAGCATTTCTATCCATCATCACTTTACCAGCAATCATTCTGAGATTTTTCTTTTCAGCAGCAGTAAAAAAAATGTCTACAGATTGCTTGTATGAAGTACAGAAAGTCATTGCTGTAGTGGTACCATTTTTAATGAGTTCATCAAGAAATAAATCTGCAACTTTAGACGCATAAGCCTCATCACAAAATTTTTGTTCTTCAATGAAAGTGTATTTATTAAGCCAGTCTAAAAGACTCGTTCCATATGAAGCTATGACTTTGTACTGAGGGTAATGCACATGAGTATCAATGAAGCCAGGCATTATTAAACTATCCTTAAAATGATTTGATGAATTTGCATTTGGCCACTTAGAAAAAAGTTCATTAAAGGCACCAACTTCAACAATTTTTCCCGAATCAACATCAACAACCATTAGGCCATCCTCTATATAGATTGGCTCTACCTCTCCCCCACTCTCAAAACAGTGGTAAATTGACCCTCGATAGTGATTGTATTCAATCATTAATTTGCCTCAATCCAAATCCCTAATTTCTCTCTCTCTTCATCGGTCATATTTGTAGTGTTAATTATTGGCATAGCTTTAGATAAAACTGCTTGCTTATATATCTGATTCTTATGGGTAATAATATTTTCTTGAGTATCAAGCATTATGCCATTTGGCGCAATTGCAAATGCCTTGTTTGAAGGTTCTGCAGCGTGACAACTTACGCAGTGTTTTTCAATAATGATTTGAGCTTCAGCAATAGTTACTATTTCTTTATTTTGCTTTTGATCTTTACTTTGTGATGGAGCCAAAACATAAATTAAAGCTAATGTTGATAATACAATTATGGCAATTAAGCTATTTTTTGCTTTACCAACTCCCCTTAAATTAAAGTAATGACGTACCATCACTAAAATCCCAATGACAGCGATTAATACCAACCAACCATAATCACCACTATAAATCGTTGGATAATGTCCACTAATCATCATAAATAAAACTGGCAAGGTGAAATAGTTATTATGTCGAGAGCGAAGATATCCTGTTTTTCCAAGCTCTAAACTAACTTCTGTGGCGTTTTCACAAGCATCAACCAGCTTTTTTTGAACTGGAATAATCACAAAAAAAACATTTGCGACCATAACCGTTCCAACCATAGCGCCAATTTGCATGTAAACCGCTCTGGGATTAAAAATATTACTGTAGAAATATGAAAAAAATGAAATCACTATAAATATGATTGCTATAAAAATTGCTGACTTATTAACCAATCTTGACTTACATAAGATGTCATATATAAGCCAAAAAAGTAACAAGCCTAATAAGCTCAACCCAATGCCATTTATTGCAGATATTGAGCTATCAGTAGCTAATAAATAGGTACTAGCATTAAAATAATATATAACTGAGAGAAGCGAAATTCCTGATAGCCAAGTAACGTACGCTTCCCACTTAAACCAATGCAATGGCTCTGGAAGGGTTTGAGGATATTTCTTGTATTTTTCTAGATGATAAAAGCCACCACCATGAACTGCCCATAGATTTCCAGCTATTTCATCTCTATTATTTAATCGATCAAGTTTATTTTCAAGCCAGTTAAAATAGAATGACGCCCCAATCCAAGCTATACCAGCAATTACATGGAGAAGTTTTAAAGCTAAATTAAGCCAATCCATTAGATATATTTGCATCATAAGTTAAACTCCAACACCACATTAATGTCATCAATAGAGACTTCTTCGCACTGCTCAATAGTATCAAATTCCTCATTATGTTTTCTGTCAATCACAATAAATTGTGAATTATCATTAATACTTATGAGTGGAAAATGCCAAACACCTCGTGAATAATTTATTCCTTGCTGCCCATTCGTAATAAAGGCCCTCAAGTTTTCAATGATAGGGCTCTGCGAAGGTGGCGCAACAACTACTATAAAAGGAGAAGAGTGCCTAGGTATGAAAGTTTGGCTAAAGTAAGGATGTTTTTCTAACATTGAAATATGCAGCGGAAATCTCCTACTCTTTGCGACAAATATATGAACACTCGTTTGACCTTTTTCCTCTAAAGTATCAAGAGTTGCGATATCTGAAAATTTTTGAGCAAAGCCATCATTGATTGTTCTGGACTCTTTACTTTCAATTGAAACGACCTCTCCAAAATCGGAAAAATTTTCAGAAGTTAATTTTTCTGGAATAAGTTTTATATTTTGCATAGTTAAATAAATTTACCAATAAATTTTAATCGAGCGATTCCACCATCCGGATAGATATCAACTCGGACATGTGTAAAGGGTTCGTTGTGCAAAATGTCTTTCATACCAAAAGTATGGATTTGATTCATCCCTAGTTTTTTTCTTTCAAGTAGCTTGGTCCAAGACTTACTACTTTCTATAATGCTAGCGTCTTCTTGATCAGAAATATTCGCTGTGGAAAGAGAAAATGTATGTGGAAAGTTACCCTTAAAAAATTTAGTGTCTACAATGATTTCCTCGACCTGAGCAGGCTTTGAAAGTGCGAGAACACCCCAGTCGTTACCTGGCTTTCTTCTCCTTCTAGTTTCCCAGCCATCAGCCATGCTTAATGGCTCATGTTTTTCTAATACATTGCTTAAGCAGCCAAAGTGCTCATCGTTTGCATATAAAGCTTTAGCACCACTCTCTTTAGACAGAACGTTAATACCCTCAAAATTTGAGTCTCTCTCATCCTCCCAGAACTCACCATAAACTCTGAGTCTTGCAATACCTCCATCAGGGTGAAGTGTAATTTTTAAATGGGTAATTGGATTACTTGCTGCACATTCAAAACGGTTATGAGAATCACCCTTAATTTCTTTTTTGCCTAGAAGATCAAACCATTCTGTGACTGCACTACTGTCTACAACGAGATCATCGGTTGTACCGCCAGGAACAGAGCATCCCTGAATTGAAATTCCTGGAGCAAAATTTCCCGTGAAGTGGGTTGTATCAACATTAAAACCTTTGACAGATGCTTTCTTACCTAAACGAATAAAGCAAAAGTCATCCTTACCATCCCTTCTTCTTCGACTTTCCCATCCGTCCATCCATTTGCCATTGTCATCATACTTATCATCAATCCAAACTGGGTCGCTCGGTTGGAGCATGCGAGAAGAGTCAGCAAAGAATTCATCACTACAATAAATGACTTTAGCCCCAGTATCTGAGCAAGCAACATCGATGAGTTCTTTATATTCCATAAATCTCCTTAATTCTAAGCCAAGCTATCTTATTAATTTCAACTAAAGCATTTGTCCTTTCTTCATCTCTAGAGTTATTCTTGCGCCCCAAAAAGGTCGAGATAATTTCGGATTTATTTTTTTCTTTAACAGCCATAATAAAAGGAAAGTCGAACTTTGAAAAATACTCCTCATTGAGCTTTTCAAAAAGTTTAATTTCATCATCAGTGCAGTCACTGAGTCCTGCAGATTTTTGCTCAGTTGTAGAGAAATCTGTCAGCTCATTGTTTTGCGCTTTTTTACCGGCCAATAGTGGATGTGCAGCAATAAGTTCGTCCTGCATATTGTTATCCGATGAGAGCATAATTTCAGACAATGTAGCATGAAATTTTTCAAGGTTGTTATATTTCTCATTCAAAGCTACGAGCTCTAAAGACTGCTCTACAAACCAAGGCGAATGCTCGTAAAGGTTTTTAAAAGTCTTTAGGTACTTTTCTGAGGAGTATGACGCTAAATCAGATGGTAGTTTCATAATCTTAAATCTAAAAATTGTTATACCAATGGTCTGCAATATCTCTTCTAGAGCATAACCAAACATTATCAAAAGTTTTAATATATTCTAAAAATCTTCTCATGGCCATAATCCTCCCAGGCCTTCCCAGTATTCTTGCATGCATCCCAACCGACATCATTTTAGGGCTAGTCTCTCCTTCTTTATATAAAGCATCAAAGCTATCTTTCAAATAATTAAAAAATTGATCACCTGAATTAAAGCCTTGGGGCGAAGCAAACCTCATATCATTTACATCTAAGGTATATGGAATGATTAAGTGCTTCTTTTCAGTGTCAAAGCTATTTGCCCAATAAGGTAAATCATCGTCATAAGAGTCGCTGTCATAGAGAAATCCACCCTCTTCAATAATTAGCCTCCTTGTATTTGGGCTATTTCTTCCTGTATACCATCCTTCGGGTCTCTTTCCTAAGAACTCTGTCAGCATTGAAATACAATCTTTGATGTGATCTCGTTCAGTATTTTCATCAACATACTGGTAGTCTATCCAGCGAAAACCATGAGCACAAATATCATAATTATGCTCAACTAAATAATTAGCTAATTCTTTATTTCTAGCTATCGCAATAGCCACAGCAAAAACAGTAATTGGGATATCAAACTCTTTAAAAAGACGAAGTATCCTCCAAACTCCCACCCTTGATCCGTATTCATAGATCGATTCCATACTCATATGTCTCACACCTTCATATGGCTTTGCGCCAACGATTTCAGAGAGAAAGGCTTCGGAAGCATTATCACCATGAAGTATGCAATTTTCACCACCCTCCTCATAGTTAAGAACAAACTGAACGGCTACTTTTGCATTATTAGGCCACTTTGGGTTGATAGAGTTTTGCCCATATCCAGTCATATCGCGTGGATAACTATTAAGACTCTGAATGATCTTTTTATTCATAATAATTTTAACTATAAATGACTATATAAGCTTCAAAATGCATTAATTATATGCCTAAATTTGATATCGATTATTGTAAACATTCATTTATTAGAATTCAAATAATTGATAAAAAATAATTAACAAACATGGCTGAAAGATACTAAAGATCAAAGAATAAAAAATATATCAATTTTTTTTTGACAA
This sequence is a window from Candidatus Pseudothioglobus singularis PS1. Protein-coding genes within it:
- the puuE gene encoding allantoinase PuuE; this encodes MNKKIIQSLNSYPRDMTGYGQNSINPKWPNNAKVAVQFVLNYEEGGENCILHGDNASEAFLSEIVGAKPYEGVRHMSMESIYEYGSRVGVWRILRLFKEFDIPITVFAVAIAIARNKELANYLVEHNYDICAHGFRWIDYQYVDENTERDHIKDCISMLTEFLGKRPEGWYTGRNSPNTRRLIIEEGGFLYDSDSYDDDLPYWANSFDTEKKHLIIPYTLDVNDMRFASPQGFNSGDQFFNYLKDSFDALYKEGETSPKMMSVGMHARILGRPGRIMAMRRFLEYIKTFDNVWLCSRRDIADHWYNNF
- the uraD gene encoding 2-oxo-4-hydroxy-4-carboxy-5-ureidoimidazoline decarboxylase: MKLPSDLASYSSEKYLKTFKNLYEHSPWFVEQSLELVALNEKYNNLEKFHATLSEIMLSSDNNMQDELIAAHPLLAGKKAQNNELTDFSTTEQKSAGLSDCTDDEIKLFEKLNEEYFSKFDFPFIMAVKEKNKSEIISTFLGRKNNSRDEERTNALVEINKIAWLRIKEIYGI
- the xdhB gene encoding xanthine dehydrogenase molybdopterin binding subunit — encoded protein: MNKSTKNSSQLKSSIIGESIAHDSAHMHVQGSAAYIDDMPAPKGTLHVAFALSEVAHGKINKIDISSAKEAEGVHSILLAKDIENLYIGAIKHDEPILADEEVLFYGQAIAAVLADSHENARAAALLITTDVKELEAVVTIDQAMAKKSFLDEPIIVSTGDSNKAIDSSKNKLDGSISIGGQEHYYLEGQVAFAIPTEDNEMVVHSSTQNPTEVQHLVAHVLDVPQNAIEVVTRRMGGGFGGKETDSSQLACVCAIFANQTKLPIKARLSRKDDILMTGKRHDFKANYKVGYDDDGRILGIEVDLAARCGYSLDLSKAIVSRALFHADNAYFLPNATFRGFLCKTNTASNTAFRGFGGPQGMLAIENIIEEIAMNIGVDPLEIRQLNYYQKETNNVTPYDQVVEDNIVNEITSELIDDSQYLARRESIKNFNKNNTYLKKGLAFSPVKFGISFTTQLLNQAGALVNIYKDGSIYINHGGTEMGQGLFIKVAQVVANEFGVNLERVKVSATSTAKVPNTSPTAASSGSDLNGMAAREACLRIKKNLTVFAQDFYGEGNDDIEFKDSFVTVGKKRIAFDEFVLTAYLNRVELFSNGFYKTPKIYFDAIKQKGRPFFYYSYGACVSEVIVDCLTGEYKLLAVDILHDVGASLNPAIDMGQIVGGFIQGMGWLCSEELKWNDSGALLTMGASTYKIPAIGDTPEHFEVKIKPNISNHENTIHKSKAVGEPPLMLAISTWLALKNAIYNADETNKTGLNAPANFEEVFFSLNKRS
- a CDS encoding ureidoglycolate lyase, giving the protein MQNIKLIPEKLTSENFSDFGEVVSIESKESRTINDGFAQKFSDIATLDTLEEKGQTSVHIFVAKSRRFPLHISMLEKHPYFSQTFIPRHSSPFIVVVAPPSQSPIIENLRAFITNGQQGINYSRGVWHFPLISINDNSQFIVIDRKHNEEFDTIEQCEEVSIDDINVVLEFNL
- the alc gene encoding allantoicase, translating into MEYKELIDVACSDTGAKVIYCSDEFFADSSRMLQPSDPVWIDDKYDDNGKWMDGWESRRRRDGKDDFCFIRLGKKASVKGFNVDTTHFTGNFAPGISIQGCSVPGGTTDDLVVDSSAVTEWFDLLGKKEIKGDSHNRFECAASNPITHLKITLHPDGGIARLRVYGEFWEDERDSNFEGINVLSKESGAKALYANDEHFGCLSNVLEKHEPLSMADGWETRRRRKPGNDWGVLALSKPAQVEEIIVDTKFFKGNFPHTFSLSTANISDQEDASIIESSKSWTKLLERKKLGMNQIHTFGMKDILHNEPFTHVRVDIYPDGGIARLKFIGKFI
- the guaD gene encoding guanine deaminase, with translation MIEYNHYRGSIYHCFESGGEVEPIYIEDGLMVVDVDSGKIVEVGAFNELFSKWPNANSSNHFKDSLIMPGFIDTHVHYPQYKVIASYGTSLLDWLNKYTFIEEQKFCDEAYASKVADLFLDELIKNGTTTAMTFCTSYKQSVDIFFTAAEKKNLRMIAGKVMMDRNAPEGLCDNSDDSYFDSKELIEKWHNKGRMSYAVTPRFAPTSSSEQLKQAAKLLDEYSDTNGNKGLLMQTHLNENIDEIEWVKELFPDSKNYFDVYDSFNLSGTNSVFGHCIYNTDEEYKRIADSGSKVSLCPRSNLFLGSGLFEVDKLEAFGIDFALASDVGGGDSFSMFQVMNEAYKICRLNDYNLDPVKAFYLTTLAAAKVLNMEDHIGNFDSNKEADFIVIDLKATELIKNKLETSNNISDILFNLMTLGDDRLIKEVYILGQNIYKKKEA
- the uraH gene encoding hydroxyisourate hydrolase, which produces MGQLTTHILDTSAGIPASDVVINLYRRDGTSSTHIKSTKTNTDGRCDKPLLSEEEFDEGCYELEFIVNDYFEAKNINCPFLKDVIIRFSISEKSENYHVPLLISPYSYSTYRGS
- a CDS encoding urate hydroxylase PuuD — its product is MMQIYLMDWLNLALKLLHVIAGIAWIGASFYFNWLENKLDRLNNRDEIAGNLWAVHGGGFYHLEKYKKYPQTLPEPLHWFKWEAYVTWLSGISLLSVIYYFNASTYLLATDSSISAINGIGLSLLGLLLFWLIYDILCKSRLVNKSAIFIAIIFIVISFFSYFYSNIFNPRAVYMQIGAMVGTVMVANVFFVIIPVQKKLVDACENATEVSLELGKTGYLRSRHNNYFTLPVLFMMISGHYPTIYSGDYGWLVLIAVIGILVMVRHYFNLRGVGKAKNSLIAIIVLSTLALIYVLAPSQSKDQKQNKEIVTIAEAQIIIEKHCVSCHAAEPSNKAFAIAPNGIMLDTQENIITHKNQIYKQAVLSKAMPIINTTNMTDEEREKLGIWIEAN
- the xdhA gene encoding xanthine dehydrogenase small subunit: MYFLLNQNSSPTDLGVINPNTTVLEWLRANQLVGTKEGCGSGDCGACTAVIGEIVTNNKTNKIEYKSINTCMALAYGLVGKHLVTVEGLMEDDKLHPSQKAMVLENGSQCGFCTPGFVMSLFALYQNKNSVNLHQINEALSGNLCRCTGYKPIIAAAFSMFENKNDEPLDYYKKNKKKITDILGKLNNPEHLSLSFKKSNKTIKYDAPSTIDELSNILINNTSTNIIAAGTDLSLEITQSMKEFSHIVSVNKVIELKEIKDGANEIEIGAAVSYEDAASCLISNWPDLAAFLQRFASLPIKNWATIGGNIANASPIGDMPPVLIALDAKLKLRKGADSRIINLEDFFITYKKTVIQQGEFIESIIIPKPNGNQQLITHKMSKRYEDDISAVCMAINISSKNNKPESFKIAFGGMSGIPQRSKKLEDFLLKHWQNDDIASLSYKVLNEEFSPFTDVRASSEYRLQVSANLVKKTILMYLGESIENLAEYTHLN
- a CDS encoding XdhC family protein translates to MDSWLDPVKTEISLNNGFVLLTIIATKGSTPCRNGDKIVFTKNENSFGSIGGGNLEFKSLAFAKEMLGQKMNTRQLVKYPLGATLGQCCGGYVKVLFESFIDDDEGLSHNNSWIEQVSALYKKGEDFILATIIDIDKKNHSSTQKCIYTNNNFYSSLGNKKLSNFIEESASNLMQSAQSPTIVEFEDDSETKAQVLLEKVNSSEVLPVVVFGAGHISRALMPIIINLPIKLYWIDDRQEQFDQYVGDTSQINIICDDFLTSMADLPNEIYTLVITYSHQIDFEICEKMIIQNNFSYLGMIGSSIKGRKFRDRFAQKNYSKDVIDKFTCPIGEKQKLLKSPTSIAITIAMDLINFIENKKQSELS